A window from Phaeocystidibacter marisrubri encodes these proteins:
- a CDS encoding 3'-5' exonuclease has protein sequence MNPILFLDIETVSNQPDFSELTPEWQHLWEEKTRWQRGEEITPAEYYKDRAGILAEFGKVVCVSLGYFKGHGADLEFRVKSLFNHDEKLILGELSELLDQHFSNFYLCAHNGKEFDFPYLARRMVINRISLPRHLQLAGKKPWEIPHLDTMEMWKFGDRKNFTSLKLLAALFGIPTPKDDIDGSMVGPTYWLENDLDRIARYCEKDVITLARVYQFLVGEKPADESIFQNSLL, from the coding sequence ATGAATCCCATTCTCTTCCTCGATATCGAAACCGTTTCCAATCAGCCAGATTTTTCAGAACTCACACCGGAGTGGCAACACTTGTGGGAGGAGAAAACGAGGTGGCAGCGCGGAGAGGAAATCACTCCGGCGGAGTATTACAAAGATCGAGCGGGGATTTTAGCTGAATTTGGAAAGGTGGTTTGTGTATCGCTGGGTTACTTCAAAGGCCATGGTGCTGATTTAGAGTTTAGAGTCAAAAGTCTCTTCAACCACGATGAGAAATTGATTTTAGGGGAATTGTCAGAGTTGCTCGATCAACACTTTTCCAACTTTTACCTCTGTGCTCATAATGGGAAAGAGTTTGACTTTCCTTATTTGGCTCGGCGCATGGTGATAAACCGCATTTCATTGCCTCGTCATTTGCAGTTGGCCGGTAAAAAGCCTTGGGAAATTCCCCACCTAGATACGATGGAAATGTGGAAGTTTGGGGATAGGAAGAACTTTACCTCCCTGAAACTTCTAGCCGCACTTTTCGGAATACCTACACCCAAAGACGACATCGATGGCAGTATGGTAGGGCCTACCTATTGGTTGGAGAACGACTTGGATCGAATTGCCCGCTATTGTGAAAAGGATGTAATCACGCTTGCCCGTGTCTATCAATTCTTGGTTGGAGAAAAACCAGCGGATGAAAGCATTTTCCAAAACTCACTACTCTAA
- a CDS encoding ArnT family glycosyltransferase: MNLPAHTWGILLASVVVFVMSFRIRNVKLQYALIFLAGAGIRLAFATTVELLNTWDEQYHAVVAKHMSEHPFHPTLYDQHVLSYDYTDWSSNGVWLHKPPFFLWLMAISIKLFGTSALAVRIPSIVISGIIPVALLSISRRLASPSAGWWAAAIWIFNPMSVLLATGRYPTDHNDLIFTGCITLSFWAWMKYEEVRNVKWAVFIGLLVSTAVLTKWLTGLWVFLPWILRMVRTRDVADLKLLVLSLTIAALPVLAWYSWTFYAFPLEAAYEMAYNSEHFWVAVEGHEGPWWYHFNEIFWHFGVLTGGLCILGLYPLYRKRWELIVSLLFVYVFFAFAATKMSGFTFMMAAPMALSGGYVIAWLQGKWKKWVVFSAALIALLLQLNAPHLSSVLNVDENPYRKGRLEMTQTLLNWTETDRRDDWVIFNVPNDQRALFLFYSDAIPYSEPLTEFKGMKRYNIGTWKDGNIVPLQSAQD, translated from the coding sequence ATGAATCTGCCTGCACATACATGGGGAATACTCCTCGCATCAGTAGTCGTGTTCGTGATGAGTTTCCGCATTAGAAACGTGAAACTGCAGTACGCACTCATCTTCCTAGCAGGTGCAGGGATTCGTTTGGCATTCGCCACCACCGTTGAACTCCTAAACACGTGGGATGAGCAGTATCACGCAGTGGTTGCTAAGCACATGTCAGAACATCCTTTTCACCCTACTCTGTACGATCAACATGTGCTTTCATACGATTATACGGATTGGAGTAGCAATGGAGTCTGGTTGCATAAACCTCCTTTCTTTCTATGGTTAATGGCTATCAGCATTAAGCTATTTGGAACCTCAGCATTAGCCGTCCGAATCCCATCCATCGTCATTTCGGGTATCATTCCAGTGGCTTTGCTTTCCATCTCAAGAAGGCTGGCTTCGCCTTCTGCCGGATGGTGGGCTGCTGCAATCTGGATATTTAATCCCATGTCTGTTTTACTAGCAACTGGCAGGTATCCTACAGATCACAACGATTTGATTTTTACCGGCTGCATTACTCTGTCGTTTTGGGCTTGGATGAAATACGAGGAGGTTCGAAATGTGAAATGGGCCGTTTTCATTGGGCTTCTCGTAAGTACAGCGGTTCTTACCAAATGGCTTACTGGACTTTGGGTTTTTCTTCCCTGGATACTGCGAATGGTGAGAACTAGAGATGTGGCAGATCTAAAACTTCTCGTGCTATCACTCACAATTGCTGCTCTGCCTGTGCTTGCATGGTACAGTTGGACCTTCTACGCTTTCCCTCTTGAAGCAGCCTATGAGATGGCCTACAATTCTGAGCATTTTTGGGTTGCTGTAGAAGGTCACGAGGGACCATGGTGGTATCATTTCAATGAGATTTTCTGGCACTTTGGAGTGCTTACAGGTGGACTCTGTATCCTGGGACTATATCCACTCTATAGAAAGAGATGGGAACTCATCGTTAGCCTACTGTTTGTCTATGTCTTTTTCGCTTTCGCCGCAACAAAAATGTCGGGTTTTACCTTTATGATGGCGGCACCTATGGCGCTTTCAGGAGGTTATGTTATTGCGTGGTTACAAGGCAAATGGAAGAAGTGGGTTGTTTTCAGCGCGGCCCTTATCGCCTTACTCCTACAGTTGAACGCTCCACACCTATCATCGGTACTGAATGTGGATGAAAACCCGTACCGAAAAGGTCGGCTAGAGATGACACAAACCCTCTTGAATTGGACCGAAACCGATCGTAGAGACGATTGGGTAATCTTCAATGTTCCCAATGACCAAAGAGCACTCTTTCTCTTCTATTCTGACGCCATTCCATATTCTGAACCCCTAACCGAATTCAAAGGGATGAAGAGATATAACATTGGTACTTGGAAAGACGGGAATATTGTTCCCTTACAATCCGCACAAGATTAG
- a CDS encoding alginate O-acetyltransferase AlgX-related protein — MRTPRLYSILFALVFGSMVLVFLQNIVKWPQVADVNGAEYAVEEVEWTLDSWMDESLQNRVTAQFKRTLGTRPLFIRTHNQLFYSLYNESKTYVLVGKDNQLFAYNYFPSFRAFDLKEVEHWEQIAGGLKRLQDTLSTAGIEMLVVIAPNKVRYMPEKLPDHLKHEPGATSNWQRFVKECEKSNVNFLDLNQVFLEMKGRSRVDLFPNTGTHWSAYGATMAMDSIMRRFKHSEYTELHYETGQWTDSIVDGDIELAEHLNVWWPPSMNRQFMFDVEVDTMGRKRPNILFISDSYFWTINSLKLNHRMLSDQHSFWYYNNTNYDTEHGIVPVDSLDRWSELFSRDAVVIMGTESNLKEVPYGIIQDLNLELSR, encoded by the coding sequence TTGAGAACTCCTCGACTCTATAGCATTCTCTTTGCTCTGGTCTTCGGATCAATGGTGCTCGTCTTTCTTCAGAACATCGTAAAGTGGCCTCAAGTTGCTGATGTGAACGGTGCGGAATACGCGGTAGAGGAAGTGGAATGGACGCTCGATTCTTGGATGGATGAATCCTTACAAAATAGGGTGACAGCACAGTTCAAGCGCACCTTGGGCACGCGTCCACTTTTCATTCGAACCCATAATCAGCTGTTCTATTCCCTGTACAATGAATCTAAGACCTACGTATTGGTGGGGAAAGACAATCAGCTCTTCGCATACAACTACTTTCCATCCTTCCGTGCATTCGATTTGAAGGAGGTTGAGCATTGGGAGCAAATTGCTGGAGGGCTAAAACGATTACAAGACACCTTGTCTACCGCCGGAATCGAGATGTTGGTAGTCATTGCGCCCAACAAGGTTAGATACATGCCTGAGAAATTGCCGGATCATTTGAAACACGAACCTGGAGCAACCTCGAATTGGCAACGATTTGTGAAGGAGTGTGAAAAGAGCAATGTGAATTTCCTCGACCTGAACCAAGTGTTCTTGGAAATGAAAGGAAGGTCGAGAGTTGATCTATTTCCCAATACCGGAACCCATTGGTCAGCTTACGGAGCAACCATGGCCATGGATAGCATTATGCGCAGATTTAAGCATTCTGAATACACAGAGTTGCATTACGAAACAGGGCAGTGGACCGATAGCATTGTGGATGGCGACATAGAGTTGGCGGAACATTTGAATGTCTGGTGGCCTCCTTCCATGAATCGTCAGTTTATGTTTGATGTAGAAGTGGATACGATGGGACGAAAGCGACCTAATATTCTCTTTATTTCCGACAGTTACTTTTGGACCATTAACTCGCTCAAATTGAACCATCGCATGTTGTCGGACCAGCACAGCTTTTGGTACTACAACAACACCAATTACGACACCGAACATGGCATCGTTCCCGTGGATAGCCTAGACCGCTGGAGTGAGCTCTTTTCTCGTGATGCCGTGGTGATCATGGGAACGGAGAGTAACTTGAAGGAGGTGCCGTATGGAATTATTCAGGATTTAAATCTAGAGTTATCTCGATAG
- a CDS encoding MBOAT family O-acyltransferase, translating to MPIFFLIYFVLPYKYKNVWALLGSTFFYAWGGPAFVLVLFASITADYFIGHQIAQNKGQSKRRWVALGLILNVGLLGYFKYANFFVENFNSLLMALGMTGVHWTDVALPIGISFFTFQKISYLIDVSRGEKEAMRSWVDYALFVVLFPQLIAGPIVRFKDIADEIVDRRANLIPSERLLGIYRFIIGLAKKVLIANVLGEVADHYYNDVSDPNFGEAWIALAAYTFQIYFDFSGYSDMAIGLGRMMGFHFPENFNYPYISKSITEFWRRWHITLSSWMRDYLYIPLGGNRGSVSRTYINLWLVFLMSGLWHGASWNFVIWGAFHGFWLVTERAFLLKWMSRVPAFVRIVFTFFIAMLGWLVFRLEDADTFTIYLNAMCSWNGWPTIDPHQWIILALAIFLSFRVAFIRSDRTESTPFESLNPRKAIRITLVSLVLLSLSASFVMSSDFNPFIYFRF from the coding sequence ATGCCCATTTTCTTCTTGATCTACTTCGTACTGCCGTATAAGTACAAGAATGTTTGGGCTCTTTTGGGCTCTACGTTTTTCTATGCTTGGGGTGGCCCAGCCTTTGTTCTTGTGTTGTTCGCGAGTATTACAGCCGATTATTTCATCGGTCATCAAATTGCGCAGAACAAAGGACAGAGCAAGCGAAGATGGGTGGCGCTCGGCCTGATACTGAACGTGGGCTTACTAGGTTATTTCAAGTACGCCAACTTCTTTGTAGAGAACTTCAACAGTCTGTTGATGGCTTTGGGCATGACAGGTGTACATTGGACCGATGTAGCACTCCCCATTGGAATATCCTTCTTCACCTTTCAAAAGATTAGCTACCTCATTGATGTTTCTAGAGGAGAGAAGGAAGCCATGCGAAGTTGGGTGGACTATGCCCTTTTCGTTGTTCTTTTCCCTCAGTTAATTGCGGGACCTATTGTGCGTTTTAAGGACATAGCGGATGAAATTGTAGACCGAAGAGCCAACTTGATTCCATCAGAGCGATTGTTAGGCATTTATCGTTTCATCATTGGGTTAGCTAAAAAAGTCCTAATTGCCAACGTCTTGGGCGAGGTGGCAGACCACTATTACAACGATGTTTCTGATCCGAACTTTGGGGAGGCTTGGATCGCTTTGGCAGCGTATACTTTCCAGATCTATTTCGATTTCTCGGGATATTCCGACATGGCTATAGGATTGGGGCGGATGATGGGCTTCCACTTCCCCGAGAATTTCAACTATCCTTATATCTCCAAGAGCATCACGGAATTTTGGCGCCGTTGGCACATTACGCTAAGCAGTTGGATGCGGGATTATCTGTACATTCCTTTAGGAGGAAATCGAGGTTCTGTTAGCCGTACCTACATCAACCTTTGGTTGGTTTTTTTGATGAGCGGACTGTGGCACGGAGCCAGTTGGAATTTTGTGATTTGGGGAGCATTTCACGGATTTTGGTTGGTAACCGAACGCGCCTTCTTACTGAAATGGATGTCACGCGTCCCGGCCTTTGTTCGCATCGTATTTACCTTCTTCATAGCCATGCTCGGCTGGCTGGTGTTCCGATTGGAGGATGCTGATACGTTCACCATTTATTTAAATGCCATGTGCAGTTGGAATGGATGGCCTACAATTGATCCTCACCAATGGATTATTCTCGCATTGGCGATCTTCCTTTCGTTCCGTGTTGCGTTCATTCGATCCGATAGAACGGAGTCTACACCATTTGAAAGCCTGAATCCTAGAAAGGCCATTCGAATCACTCTGGTGTCATTGGTACTGTTAAGCTTGTCGGCTTCCTTTGTGATGAGTTCTGATTTCAATCCATTTATCTACTTCCGGTTTTGA
- a CDS encoding GNAT family N-acetyltransferase produces the protein MKWTTKSWSELTKDELYDILHLRQEVFCVEQDCPYIDCDYHDQTSTHIWATDDAGIIAYTRIAPPGEIYKEVSIGRVITAMRARRIGLGKEAMEFSIAYCREHYPGPIRIMAQSYLLEFYESYGFEREGKEFLEDGLPHWEMVLGV, from the coding sequence ATGAAATGGACAACCAAAAGCTGGTCGGAACTCACGAAAGATGAGCTGTATGACATCCTTCATCTGCGACAGGAAGTGTTCTGTGTGGAGCAAGATTGTCCGTACATCGACTGCGATTATCACGATCAAACCTCTACCCATATTTGGGCTACGGATGATGCCGGAATTATCGCATATACACGCATCGCTCCTCCCGGAGAAATCTACAAAGAGGTCAGTATTGGTCGAGTGATTACCGCCATGCGAGCTAGGCGTATTGGACTTGGCAAAGAGGCCATGGAATTTAGCATTGCATATTGTAGGGAGCATTACCCAGGTCCTATTCGAATTATGGCTCAGAGCTATCTCCTCGAATTTTATGAGTCCTATGGCTTTGAGCGAGAGGGTAAGGAGTTCTTGGAAGACGGACTACCACATTGGGAGATGGTGCTGGGGGTCTAG
- a CDS encoding ABC transporter ATP-binding protein: MLSIRNLNISFGETRVIHNLSFELKRGTTMALVGESGSGKSVTSLAVMGLLGPKAIIDADEMKLDDLDLLHLSPEEHRLIRGKRMAMIFQEPMTALNPSMRCGEQVCEMILQHESISKEEAKQRVIDLFTEVRIPEPEAKYNAWPHEMSGGQRQRVMIAMALSCSPELLIADEPTTALDVTVQGEILRLIKELQVNRNMAVLFITHDLGVVAQVADEVLVLFRGVVREFGPVQRVLKSPKDEYTKGLLECRPPLHTRPFRLTTVEDVLTNAEVDKHEVKSNFEEIESRSPLLEIQHLEKWFPLGKTTLFGTSEVYKAVNDVNVVLYPGETLGLVGESGCGKSTLSRCLVHLHEADAGQIFWKGRDITKLKGSALRSLRKEIQMIFQDPFASLNPRAKVLQILTEPMEVHGLNGNSNGRKAKAIALLKRVGLGEEALNKYPHEFSGGQRQRIGIARALSVEPELVICDESVSALDVSVQAQVLNLLNELKEEFGFTYLFISHDLSVVKYMSDHLMVMRRGVLEEYGHADDVYSNPSSAYTRKLIDSIPQID; the protein is encoded by the coding sequence ATGCTTTCCATCCGCAATTTGAATATCTCATTCGGAGAAACCCGTGTGATCCACAACTTGAGTTTTGAGCTGAAACGAGGCACTACGATGGCTCTAGTTGGTGAATCAGGCAGTGGTAAGTCCGTTACGAGTTTGGCTGTGATGGGATTGTTGGGGCCTAAGGCTATTATTGATGCTGACGAGATGAAGTTGGACGACCTCGACTTACTTCATCTATCCCCTGAAGAACATCGATTGATTAGAGGAAAGCGCATGGCGATGATTTTTCAAGAGCCCATGACCGCCCTTAACCCCTCTATGCGCTGTGGAGAGCAGGTTTGTGAAATGATTTTACAGCACGAGTCGATCTCAAAAGAGGAAGCAAAGCAACGCGTTATTGATCTCTTTACCGAAGTGCGTATTCCAGAGCCAGAAGCAAAGTACAATGCATGGCCCCATGAAATGAGTGGAGGTCAGCGGCAACGTGTGATGATTGCCATGGCGCTTTCGTGCTCTCCTGAGCTACTCATTGCGGATGAACCCACTACCGCACTGGACGTAACGGTGCAGGGAGAAATCCTCCGACTTATCAAGGAGTTACAAGTAAACCGCAATATGGCCGTGCTCTTTATTACGCACGATTTAGGTGTGGTAGCGCAAGTGGCTGATGAGGTCTTGGTGCTCTTTCGCGGCGTGGTTCGCGAGTTTGGGCCGGTTCAACGGGTGTTGAAATCTCCGAAAGACGAATACACCAAAGGATTGCTAGAATGCAGACCACCACTTCACACCCGACCATTTCGTCTCACTACAGTTGAGGACGTCCTTACGAACGCAGAAGTGGATAAACACGAAGTGAAATCCAACTTTGAAGAAATAGAAAGCCGAAGTCCACTACTGGAAATTCAACATCTCGAGAAGTGGTTTCCGCTTGGAAAGACAACGCTTTTTGGAACGTCAGAGGTCTACAAGGCCGTTAATGATGTGAACGTCGTCCTCTATCCGGGAGAAACCCTTGGTTTGGTCGGTGAGTCGGGTTGTGGGAAGTCTACCTTAAGCAGATGCCTGGTACACCTTCATGAAGCCGACGCTGGACAAATCTTTTGGAAAGGAAGAGATATCACGAAGTTGAAGGGCAGCGCTCTAAGATCCTTGAGAAAGGAAATTCAAATGATTTTCCAAGATCCGTTTGCATCGCTCAATCCCAGAGCTAAAGTTCTTCAAATACTCACGGAGCCCATGGAAGTTCACGGACTTAATGGCAATTCAAATGGGCGAAAGGCAAAGGCTATAGCACTGTTGAAAAGAGTGGGACTTGGTGAAGAAGCCTTGAATAAATATCCCCACGAATTTTCAGGAGGACAACGTCAGCGTATTGGAATTGCTCGCGCCTTATCAGTAGAGCCAGAATTGGTGATCTGCGATGAGTCTGTTTCAGCTCTCGACGTAAGTGTTCAAGCTCAAGTGCTCAATTTGTTGAATGAACTGAAGGAAGAATTTGGATTTACGTATCTCTTCATATCGCACGATTTGAGCGTTGTGAAATACATGAGTGATCACCTTATGGTAATGCGGCGTGGCGTACTGGAAGAATACGGTCATGCAGATGATGTGTATTCGAATCCTTCTTCGGCATACACGCGAAAGCTGATTGATTCTATTCCACAAATTGATTAG
- the lipB gene encoding lipoyl(octanoyl) transferase LipB: protein MREVRFEDLGIMRYKEAWDYQEVLFDEIVQTKSSNRKVEVAERVPTVDKLLFVHHPHVYTLGKSGKVEHLLISEERMREEGIDWFKINRGGDITYHGPGQLVGYPIFDLDEHFTDIHKYLRYLEEAIILTLADYGLKGERSPGETGVWLDVGTPMARKICAMGVRASRWVTMHGFAFNINVDLKYFDYIVPCGIADKAVASLDVELGYVPDMDEVKARVKGHLADLFNVTFVEK, encoded by the coding sequence ATGAGAGAAGTTCGATTTGAGGATTTGGGAATCATGCGCTACAAGGAAGCTTGGGATTACCAAGAAGTTTTGTTCGATGAGATTGTTCAAACCAAATCCAGTAATAGAAAGGTTGAAGTAGCCGAACGTGTTCCTACGGTAGATAAACTCTTGTTTGTTCACCACCCTCACGTGTACACGCTGGGAAAGAGCGGCAAGGTAGAGCACTTGCTGATCAGTGAAGAGCGCATGCGCGAAGAGGGAATCGACTGGTTTAAAATCAACCGAGGGGGAGATATAACTTACCACGGTCCTGGACAATTGGTGGGCTATCCCATTTTCGACCTGGATGAGCATTTTACCGATATTCACAAGTACTTGAGATACCTAGAAGAGGCGATCATTCTAACCCTTGCTGATTACGGCTTAAAGGGGGAAAGAAGTCCGGGTGAAACGGGCGTTTGGTTAGATGTAGGAACGCCAATGGCTCGAAAAATCTGTGCAATGGGTGTGCGCGCAAGTAGGTGGGTAACTATGCACGGTTTTGCTTTTAATATCAATGTTGACCTCAAGTACTTCGATTATATCGTTCCTTGTGGAATTGCGGATAAAGCGGTGGCTTCTCTTGATGTTGAGTTGGGCTATGTTCCCGACATGGATGAAGTGAAAGCGCGCGTTAAAGGCCATTTGGCAGATCTCTTCAACGTGACTTTTGTAGAGAAATAG
- a CDS encoding serine hydrolase domain-containing protein: protein MRKFFKGLIYTVIGLAVLVFIVSLTPLNYLIKGVYATYLHGENSATINDKEFFETELVRSDARTTLPWPENLRSGLQPSPSLDTLLHETRTVAFAVFQHDTLVYEEYAQGYSRTSRTNSFSMAKTVTAMLAEIAIENGSLHGWDQRVIELLPDLQGPYAEELTLDDLSKMRAGLDWNEHYTNAFGITAKAYYGENVHELLMNEVAVINPPGEVYEYQSGATQLLGECVEAATGRSLAELASDWLWTPARAEDDAEWSTDDSHQILSYCCFHSNALDFARLGHILLHKGYWKNHLYMDSSATKDFFNPISTDFYGRSIWLGEVDHHPFSYFRGVNGQFIIMVPDIDAVIVRLGHDRGPFDGESTVPLIVSRMVKEYLEKLKE, encoded by the coding sequence ATGCGTAAGTTCTTCAAAGGCCTCATCTATACCGTCATTGGATTGGCCGTTCTCGTTTTTATTGTTTCCCTCACTCCTTTAAATTATCTCATTAAGGGGGTGTATGCTACATACCTTCACGGTGAAAACTCTGCTACCATAAACGACAAGGAGTTCTTCGAAACGGAACTCGTTCGTTCCGATGCGCGTACAACACTGCCTTGGCCTGAAAATCTGCGAAGTGGCTTACAACCCTCTCCATCGTTAGACACCCTTCTTCACGAAACACGAACCGTTGCCTTTGCCGTATTTCAGCATGACACCTTGGTGTATGAAGAATATGCTCAAGGGTATTCCCGAACCTCTCGAACGAATTCGTTCTCCATGGCCAAAACGGTTACCGCTATGCTGGCGGAAATTGCCATAGAAAATGGAAGCTTGCACGGATGGGACCAACGTGTAATTGAACTCTTACCCGATCTTCAAGGACCCTATGCCGAAGAACTCACATTAGACGATTTGTCGAAAATGCGAGCGGGATTGGATTGGAACGAACATTACACCAACGCCTTTGGCATTACGGCGAAAGCCTACTATGGTGAAAACGTCCATGAACTCCTCATGAACGAGGTTGCCGTGATTAATCCACCTGGAGAAGTATATGAATACCAAAGCGGTGCGACCCAACTCTTGGGAGAATGTGTAGAAGCCGCTACAGGTCGCTCTTTAGCTGAGCTCGCTTCAGATTGGCTGTGGACACCTGCTCGCGCTGAAGATGATGCCGAATGGAGCACCGACGATTCCCATCAAATTTTGTCTTATTGCTGTTTCCATTCTAACGCATTGGACTTTGCCCGATTGGGACACATCCTACTGCACAAAGGCTATTGGAAGAATCATCTTTACATGGATTCATCGGCTACCAAGGATTTCTTCAACCCTATTTCTACTGACTTTTACGGAAGATCGATTTGGCTAGGAGAGGTAGACCACCATCCCTTCTCGTACTTCAGAGGAGTGAATGGACAATTTATCATAATGGTACCCGATATCGATGCCGTCATCGTTCGATTGGGACATGATAGAGGTCCGTTTGACGGAGAATCTACCGTTCCACTGATTGTGAGTCGAATGGTAAAAGAATATCTAGAAAAGCTTAAAGAGTAG
- a CDS encoding bifunctional phosphoglucose/phosphomannose isomerase, which translates to MKDLIKEFPKQLKSALKIAEEAKLRHVGKRPANVLITGLGGSGIGGSIVADLCAQTARIPIAVNKGYNVPHWVGADTLVVASSYSGNTEETLEASAQALEYGAMLAAVTSGGKLKELAKERGLNHILIPGGNPPRSMLAYSFVQLFRILSDYSVHTPDYQTEIAEAAAFLESEQENIIAEAKQYAEALENKVIATYAVNGLGGVATRWRQQFNENAKMLGWDSVIPEMNHNELVGWAGGSDEIAAVILRSEDEHERVAMRADLNAKLIAEYTSTVIEIRAKGNSPIARVLYLIHLGDYISLHLSEMKGCDIMDIRVIEELKAKLEEAH; encoded by the coding sequence ATGAAAGACCTTATAAAGGAATTTCCTAAGCAATTAAAGAGCGCTCTTAAAATCGCTGAAGAAGCTAAGCTTCGCCACGTTGGAAAACGCCCTGCCAATGTCTTGATTACAGGACTTGGTGGTTCGGGAATTGGCGGTAGCATTGTAGCGGATTTATGTGCGCAAACTGCGCGTATTCCCATCGCGGTTAACAAGGGGTACAATGTACCTCATTGGGTGGGAGCAGATACCTTAGTGGTTGCTTCAAGTTATTCAGGTAATACAGAAGAGACGTTAGAAGCTAGTGCTCAGGCACTGGAATATGGTGCTATGTTGGCCGCAGTCACTAGCGGCGGTAAACTCAAAGAACTAGCCAAGGAAAGAGGACTAAATCACATCTTGATTCCAGGGGGAAATCCTCCTAGAAGTATGTTGGCTTACTCTTTTGTTCAGTTGTTCCGCATCCTCAGCGATTACAGTGTTCACACTCCAGACTATCAAACCGAAATTGCGGAGGCTGCAGCCTTCCTAGAATCGGAACAAGAAAACATCATTGCTGAAGCTAAGCAGTACGCAGAAGCTTTGGAGAATAAAGTGATTGCAACCTATGCCGTGAATGGCTTAGGCGGAGTGGCTACTCGTTGGCGTCAGCAGTTTAACGAGAACGCAAAAATGCTCGGATGGGACTCTGTGATTCCAGAGATGAACCACAACGAGTTGGTGGGCTGGGCTGGCGGTAGCGACGAAATTGCAGCCGTCATTCTCAGAAGTGAAGATGAGCACGAACGCGTGGCCATGAGAGCGGATCTCAATGCCAAGTTAATCGCGGAATACACATCAACGGTGATTGAAATTCGAGCGAAAGGAAATTCTCCAATTGCTAGAGTGTTGTATTTGATTCACTTGGGAGATTACATTTCACTACATTTATCAGAAATGAAGGGATGTGATATCATGGACATTCGAGTCATTGAAGAACTTAAAGCCAAATTAGAAGAGGCCCATTAA
- a CDS encoding PID-CTERM protein-sorting domain-containing protein, translated as MTKRILIFAFFLAAISVSAQPGNPSAPAPIDGGVSLLIAAGAALGGKKFYDKRKQQA; from the coding sequence ATGACTAAGAGAATATTGATTTTCGCGTTTTTCCTAGCGGCAATTTCAGTTTCTGCTCAACCGGGTAACCCTAGTGCTCCAGCTCCCATTGATGGAGGCGTGAGCTTGCTTATTGCTGCGGGTGCTGCACTAGGTGGAAAGAAGTTCTACGACAAACGCAAGCAACAAGCGTAA